A portion of the Juglans microcarpa x Juglans regia isolate MS1-56 chromosome 1D, Jm3101_v1.0, whole genome shotgun sequence genome contains these proteins:
- the LOC121260740 gene encoding stem 28 kDa glycoprotein-like, giving the protein MQKRQMCQSLVFFLATIVVVSQGSELGLSHQIHLLRPKSGSGGDILPNVSCLSWRVGVEAHNIIGWSTVPKECEGYVGHYMLGYQYRIDSKVVANEALLYAQSLNLTGDGKDVWIFDIDETTLSNLPYYAEHGFGAEPYNSTLFNAWVLKGTQPALPESLNLYKKLLSLGIKVVFITGRGESQRNVTTTNLKNVGYHTWEKLILKGSAYSGKTAVVYKSSERMNLEKKGYRIVGNIGDQWSDLLGHHVGNRTFKLPDPMYYIS; this is encoded by the exons ATGCAGAAAAGGCAAATGTGTCAATCACTAGTCTTCTTTCTGGCCACAATTGTAGTGGTCTCCCAAGGGTCAGAACTGGGTCTGAGCCACCAAATTCACCTTCTCCGGCCAAAATCTGGTTCTGGGGGTGACATTCTTCCTAATGTTTCATGCCTGAGTTGGCGAGTTGGGGTGGAAGCTCATAACATTATTGGCTGGTCAACGGTTCCGAAAGAGTGCGAAGGCTACGTGGGGCATTACATGCTGGGATATCAGTACAGGATCGACTCCAAAGTGGTTGCTAACGAGGCTTTACTCTACGCTCAGAGTCTCAACCTCACTGGAGATGGCAAGGATGTTTGGATCTTTGACATAGACGAGACTACGCTCTCTAATCTGCCTTACTATGCCGAGCATGGATTCGG GGCGGAGCCCTATAATTCTACGCTATTCAACGCATGGGTCCTGAAAGGCACACAACCGGCATTGCCGGAGTCGCTGAATCTGTACAAGAAACTGTTATCTCTTGGGATCAAGGTTGTATTCATAACAGGAAGAGGAGAAAGCCAAAGAAATGTCACGACAACCAATCTAAAGAATGTTGGATACCACACTTGGGAGAAGCTTATACTCAA GGGCTCGGCATACTCCGGAAAAACCGCCGTCGTGTACAAATCAAGTGAGAGGATGAACTTGGAGAAGAAGGGTTATAGAATCGTTGGGAACATTGGTGACCAGTGGAGCGATCTCTTGGGACATCATGTCGGCAACCGAACATTCAAGCTACCCGATCCGATGTACTACATTAGTTGA
- the LOC121259567 gene encoding UDP-glycosyltransferase 74F2-like, with amino-acid sequence MENRAYKGHVLALPYPSQGHINPLLQFSKRLASKGLKATVATTVFIYNAMEPHNSPGGSVQFETISDGYDEGGFLQAESIHAYLTRMEARGSKTLSDLILKHKDTANPIDCIIYDAFLPWALEVAKMFGLPGAAFFTQACAVNFIYYQAHHGLLKLPISSTPISIPGFPLLDLEEMPSFISVSGSYPAYFAMVLNQFSNTDKADWVLVNTFYELELQVVDTMSKVCRLLTIGPTIPSFYLDNRIEKDTDYGLHLFTLDSSVCINWLNRKPAGSVVYASFGSMAGLSKQQMKEVAFALKGSDFYFLWVVRASEEANLPENFVEEVGDKGLMVQWSPQLEVLSNKAVGCFLTHCGWNSTVEALGLAVPMVGMPQWTDQSPNAKFVEDVWKVGIRVKIDDHENGIVGREEIQSCIREVMEGERGREMKENAKKWRALAVAAISEGGSSDKNIDEFVSKVTRR; translated from the exons atggaaaacAGAGCATACAAAGGTCATGTCTTGGCGCTACCTTATCCAAGCCAGGGCCACATAAACCCTTTGCTGCAATTCTCAAAGAGATTGGCCTCCAAAGGGCTTAAAGCAACCGTAGCCACCACCGTCTTCATCTACAACGCCATGGAGCCCCATAACTCACCGGGAGGCTCCGTCCAATTTGAAACGATATCGGACGGCTATGATGAAGGTGGGTTCCTCCAAGCCGAAAGCATCCATGCCTATCTCACCCGCATGGAAGCCAGAGGGTCAAAAACCCTATCCGACCTCATCCTCAAGCACAAAGACACAGCAAACCCTATTGATTGCATAATATATGACGCTTTTTTGCCTTGGGCTTTGGAAGTAGCCAAAATGTTTGGGTTGCCTGGAGCTGCTTTCTTTACTCAAGCTTGTGCTGTTAATTTCATATACTATCAAGCGCATCACGGGCTCTTGAAGCTCCCCATATCTTCCACACCCATCTCCATTCCTGGTTTCCCGTTGCTTGACCTTGAGGAGATGCCATCTTTCATCTCTGTGTCCGGGTCCTATCCGGCTTACTTCGCGATGGTGCTAAATCAATTTTCTAACACAGACAAAGCCGATTGGGTTCTTGTCAACACTTTCTATGAGCTAGAGCTTCAG GTGGTGGATACCATGTCAAAAGTTTGCAGATTGCTGACGATTGGGCCAACAATTCCATCCTTCTACTTGGACAACCGTATCGAAAAGGACACTGATTATGGGCTTCATCTTTTCACATTAGATTCTTCTGTTTGCATCAATTGGCTCAACAGGAAACCAGCAGGATCTGTTGTTTACGCGTCGTTCGGTAGCATGGCCGGTTTAAGCAAACAGCAAATGAAGGAAGTGGCATTTGCTTTAAAAGGAAGcgatttctattttttgtggGTAGTCAGGGCCTCAGAGGAAGCAAACCTCCCAGAAAATTTTGTGGAAGAGGTAGGCGATAAGGGCCTCATGGTGCAGTGGAGCCCTCAACTGGAAGTGCTATCGAATAAGGCAGTTGGGTGCTTTCTCACGCACTGTGGGTGGAATTCGACCGTTGAGGCATTGGGCTTGGCAGTGCCGATGGTGGGGATGCCACAGTGGACTGACCAAAGTCCAAATGCCAAGTTTGTTGAGGATGTGTGGAAGGTGGGAATTAGGGTCAAGATTGATGATCACGAGAATGGCATTGTGGGGAGAGAAGAGATTCAATCTTGCATTAGGGAAGTAATggagggggagagagggagagagatgaagGAGAATGCCAAGAAATGGAGGGCTTTGGCTGTAGCAGCAATAAGTGAGGGTGGTTCTTCGGACAAGAATATTGATGAATTCGTATCTAAAGTGACGAGGCGTTAG